The Pseudomonas sp. G2-4 genome window below encodes:
- a CDS encoding M4 family metallopeptidase has product MTDFRPLNSFIPPYILNRIIAHGTEQQRSSALGTLTHVRSLRHNPGPPHNPPATAKLPKPGKAGQPQRSVHDAQNTMELPGQPVRLEGQSASGDPAVDEAYDALGATYDFFWKILGRDSIDNKGFALVGSVHYGQGYENAFWNGAQMVFGDGDGEIFQRFTRSLDVVAHELAHGVTESEAGLIYANQSGALNESISDVFGVLVKQFVLEQTADQADWLIGADLLTDKINGDGLRSMSNPGTAYDDPMLGKDPQPAHMREFVITREDNGGVHINSGIPNRAFYLVATTLGGFAWEKAGRIWYDTLCDRKLANDASFSAFARLTVEHARQRFGEREVQAVQDGWARVGVDLTEES; this is encoded by the coding sequence ATGACTGACTTTCGCCCGCTCAACAGTTTCATTCCTCCATACATCCTCAACCGCATCATCGCCCACGGTACCGAACAGCAACGTTCCAGTGCCCTCGGCACACTGACCCACGTGCGCAGCCTGCGACACAACCCCGGTCCGCCGCACAACCCTCCCGCCACCGCGAAGCTGCCCAAGCCAGGCAAGGCCGGGCAGCCACAGCGCAGTGTGCATGATGCCCAAAACACCATGGAACTGCCCGGGCAACCGGTACGCCTGGAAGGTCAATCGGCCAGCGGTGATCCGGCTGTGGACGAGGCCTACGATGCCCTTGGTGCGACCTATGATTTTTTCTGGAAAATCCTCGGTCGTGATTCCATCGACAACAAAGGCTTCGCCCTGGTCGGCAGCGTGCATTATGGCCAGGGTTACGAAAACGCGTTCTGGAACGGCGCGCAGATGGTGTTTGGCGACGGCGATGGCGAAATCTTCCAGCGCTTCACCCGCTCCCTGGATGTCGTCGCCCACGAACTGGCCCATGGCGTCACCGAAAGCGAAGCCGGGTTGATCTACGCCAATCAGTCCGGGGCTTTGAACGAGTCGATCTCCGATGTGTTCGGCGTGCTGGTCAAGCAGTTCGTGCTCGAACAGACCGCCGACCAGGCCGACTGGCTGATCGGCGCCGACCTGCTCACCGACAAGATCAACGGCGACGGCCTGCGCAGCATGTCCAACCCCGGCACGGCCTACGATGACCCGATGTTGGGTAAAGACCCGCAACCGGCCCACATGCGCGAATTCGTCATCACTCGCGAAGACAACGGCGGTGTGCACATCAATTCCGGCATCCCCAACCGGGCCTTTTATCTGGTGGCTACGACCTTGGGCGGATTTGCCTGGGAAAAGGCCGGCCGGATCTGGTATGACACCTTGTGCGACCGAAAACTGGCCAACGACGCGTCCTTCAGCGCTTTTGCCCGCCTGACCGTCGAGCACGCCCGCCAGCGTTTCGGCGAACGGGAGGTGCAAGCGGTGCAGGATGGCTGGGCCCGGGTCGGCGTCGACCTGACAGAGGAAAGCTGA
- a CDS encoding FKBP-type peptidyl-prolyl cis-trans isomerase: MNEELHIIDLEQGDGKSVVKGALITTQYRGTLEDGTEFDSSYSRGKPFQCVIGTGRVIKGWDQGLMGMKVGGKRKLLVPAHLAYGERSMGAHIKPNANLIFEIELLEVLTRDD, encoded by the coding sequence ATGAACGAAGAACTGCACATCATCGACCTGGAACAAGGCGACGGCAAAAGCGTAGTCAAAGGTGCGCTGATCACCACTCAATATCGCGGTACGCTGGAAGACGGCACAGAATTCGATTCCTCCTACAGCCGCGGCAAACCCTTCCAGTGCGTGATCGGCACCGGTCGCGTCATCAAGGGCTGGGATCAGGGCCTGATGGGCATGAAAGTCGGCGGTAAGCGCAAGCTACTGGTGCCGGCTCACCTGGCTTATGGTGAACGGTCCATGGGCGCCCACATCAAGCCCAACGCCAACCTCATCTTTGAAATCGAGTTGCTGGAAGTGCTGACCCGGGACGATTGA